The region GCATTGTTTGTTTTAGTGATAAAAGCAAGTGGGGCTCTATGGGTCCCTCTTGCTTTTATAGGCACCGGGTAGTTCCTGATCCAGCTCCTGAAAAAAAACGGCAGAAATACTGTAACTTTTCCCAAAACCGCAGTTTCCTTTATGGAAGACAAAACCAAACCTGATCATTTGGAAATATTTACTGACAATGCTTTGATGCTCAAGGTAAAAGCCGGTGACCTTGACAAGCTCGGCCTCCTGTTCCAGCGGTACGGTAAAAGCCTGTACGGCTTCTACTTCCGCATGACCCGGAACGCGGAGCTGAGCGAGGACCTGGTGCAGGATGTGTTTGAGCGGGTGCTGAAGTACCGCCACACGTTCCGGGGTGACGGAAAGTTCACCACCTGGCTGTACCACCTGGCCCGCAACGTGCTGGCCGATCACCTGAAGAAGACAAAGCGTGCCGGTATCAGCACAGACATAGACCAGAAACAGGACAAGCTGCCGGACCTGTCGGTGCCGGAGGAGGCAAGGCAGAAAGAGGAGCACCTGCAGTTAATGGAGCGGGCACTGGACCAACTGAGTGAAGAGAAGCGGGAGCTGCTGCTGCTCACCAAGCTACAGGGCCTCAAGTACAAGGACATCGCCACGCTGCACAACTGCACCGAGACGTATGTGAAAGTAAAGGTTTTCCGGGCGGTAAACGACCTGCGGGAGGTCTTTATGAAACTACAAGCGAAGGGTATAAACATATGAGAGACGAGAGACAACAGGTGCTGATCCTGGATTACCTGGAAGGAAACCTGGACGAGGCGCAACAAAAGGAGTTCGAGGCGCTGGTGCAGACAGGGGAGATCCGTGAGGAGGAGCTACAGGCGCTGCAGGCTACCTTCACAAGTATGAGCGTGCTGCCAGACCCGCAGCCAGGCGCTGGCCTGCAGGCGAAGTTCAACCGCATGCTGGCCGCCAAAATAGAGCAGGCGGAGCTGGCAAAGCCGCAGTATACCTGGGCCGATTTGTGGCAAAGTATGCAGACCCTTCTGAGCCCTGTGCGGCTGGCTTATACGTTGGTGGTATTCGCCTTTGGCTTCTTTGCCGCCTGGCTGGCTTTCTCGCCAAGCCAGCAACAGCAGCCAAACACAGACACCCAGATGCTGGCCATGGAGCTGAGCCAGGTAAGGCAGATGCTGTTTGCCACGCTGATAGAGCAGCCGGCTGCAGTAGACCGGCTGCGGGCGGTAAACATCTCCAGCGAGATAGTGGATGCCGACGAGAAAGTAATCGGTGCCCTGTTTAACTCCCTCAACCACGACCCGAACGTGAACGTGCGTTTGGCCGCCGTAGAGGCCCTGAAAAAGCACACCGCCAACCCTCAGGTGCGCGAGCAGCTCATCCTGTCGATCAACAAGCAGGAGTCGCCGATGGTGCAGATTGCACTGGCCGACCTGATGCAGGACCTGCAGGAGCGAAACGCGGTGCCGCAGCTCAAGCAGCTGCTGCAGGATGAGAACACCAACGAACAGGTAAAAGATAAAATCAAGGAAAGTATAAACGTCTTAATCTAGAAATGATGGAAAACATGAAGTCTTTGATCGTGCTGCTCCTATTCCTGCTAAACGGGGTAAGTTTGGTGGCGCAAAACCACACCGAGAAGATCGTGCGGGAGCTGAGCTTTGCCCGTAAGTCGGCGGCCAATGTGCTGAAGGTGGAGAACATAGACGGCTTCGTGCACGTGGAGCCCTACAACGGCGATAAGGTGCTGTTTGAGGTGGAGCGCATCATCCGGCCCAAAGCCGCAAACGGACTGGAGAAGGCCAAGGAGCTGAGCGTGGAGTTTGAGGTAAGCGGCGACAGCATCATCAGTTACCTGAAGGCGCCCTATATCCAATCCCACCGAACAAACGCAAAAGGCAACCGGGGGATTAACATAGACCGGAAGCTGGAGTACGGCTTTACCCACAACTATACGATCAAGGTACCGCAGCACACGAACCTCTCCATCATCACCATCAACAACGGGGACATCAAGATCCGGAACATCTCCACGGACTACATTGAGGCCTCTAACATTAACGGGGCGATCCTGCTGGAGAACATTGCCGCGGAAGTGGACGCCAAAACCATCAACGGGAATGTGGTGGTGAGTTACCGCGAGAACCCAAAAAAGCAGGCGAGGCTGGAAACGCTGAACGGCAACATTGAGCTGCTGTACCAGAAAGCGCTTTCAGCCACCATCGACTTCAGCTCCTTTAACGGCGACTTCTATACCGACCTGGAGGACCTGCAAAAGCTCTCGCCCAAGGTGGAGAAGGTCAGCAGCTCCGACGGATCAAGGACTACTTATAAACTGGGGCAGGCGGCATCCTTCAAAACAGGTGCGGGCGCAGCCAGGCTGGAGCTGAAAACCTTTAACGGAAAAGTGATCGTGAAGGCGAGAGGCTAATTTATTACCCTGAATCATATTCAACCAACACAACAAACAGCATAATGAAACGCAGCATACTTGTATTACTACTTTTGGTTATGAGCACATACGGCTTTGCCCAAAGTAGTACAACCGAAGAAATTGTAGTGCCCCTGACCAAGCCCAACGAAGCCGGCACCCTGGAAGTAGGGCTTATTTCCGGAGCGATCCGGGTTACAGGCACGAAGGCTAAAGAGGTGGTGATCAAAGCCAGCCTGGGGGAAAGAGACGCCAGGCGGCAGGGGCGAGAAAGGGCAAGTGAGGAGGTAGGCGGCCTGCGGAGAATTGCCAACACCAGCCTGGGCATTACGGTGGAAGAGCATAACAACAACGTGGAGGTATTATCGGAGGCCATGAACCGCATTGTAAACCTGGAGATACAGGTGCCGCAGAACTTCAACCTGAAACTCTCGACCGTGAACAATGGCGAGATTCTGGTGCGCAACGTGAACGGCAATTTTGAGCTGGACAACGTGAACGGACCGATTACGCTAGAGAACGTATCGGGCAACGCGCTGGCCAACACCACCAATGGCAAAGTAAAGGCTAACTTCCTGAAGTGGGATAACAAGTCGCCCATGGCTTTCTCCACCCTGAACGGCGACGTGGACATTACCCTGCCGGCGGGTTCAAAATTCACTGCTAAGCTGAATTCCGACAGAGGGGAGATATACACGGATTTCGACCTCACGAAAGACACCAAGCCGACACAGGTAAAATCCGGCGCCAGAACAGAGGGAGGCGTATACCGGGTGAGCACGGCAAACTTCGTGACGGGAAAAGTAAACGGCGGAGGTGCCGAGATCATGGTGAAAAGTATGAACGGCAACATCTTCATCAGGAAAAGCGGCAAATAGAAGCCTTGGCCTGTGCTACAAGAGTATAGCAGGTGTGATGAGAAATGGAAAGCTCATGAGGTGAAAGCTTCATGAGCTTATTTTTGCCCTTGCTTCTGCATATCTTGCGGTATGCAAACACCTAAACTTTTTATGCTGATGCTGGGCTGCAGGCCCGCCGGCAGAAACACCGAGCAGCACGACATGTTCTTCAGTGTGGCCGAAACGGTAAAAGACCTGGTGCCTGAGATCAAGGCTTTCTGGCCCGAGGCGAAAGGCAAGATTCACATAGACGCTTGGCGCGAGGTGACGCAGGTAAATGGCTATTGTATAAACGTGGTGCCGAAGGAGCAGGCGACCGAAGCCACAGACAAGCTTTTCTTCCTGAACCTGGGCGGGTACAAGCCGGGCGAGTTTGATGAGTTCCACTACAAGATGCTGGCTGTGGCCGGGGATACCGCCGGTGCCGTGCAACAGGCCAAGCAAACCGCCTTTTACAAGCACACCGGTTTTCAAGGAGCCACCTCGCACATCGACGATAAGTATGGCGTGGATGTGGATGAGTTTTTTGAAGTGCAGGATATTCTGCCGGAGGCCGTGAAGCAAAAGTATAGCCTGCTGGTCACCAAAACCAACAACGCGGCAGAAGACGAGCTGCACCTGGGGTACTTCCAGCTGCACAAGTTGTAACACCAAAGTATAAGCTGGGCAAAAGGCGAGGTGGCCGG is a window of Pontibacter kalidii DNA encoding:
- a CDS encoding RNA polymerase sigma factor, which gives rise to MEDKTKPDHLEIFTDNALMLKVKAGDLDKLGLLFQRYGKSLYGFYFRMTRNAELSEDLVQDVFERVLKYRHTFRGDGKFTTWLYHLARNVLADHLKKTKRAGISTDIDQKQDKLPDLSVPEEARQKEEHLQLMERALDQLSEEKRELLLLTKLQGLKYKDIATLHNCTETYVKVKVFRAVNDLREVFMKLQAKGINI
- a CDS encoding HEAT repeat domain-containing protein; protein product: MRDERQQVLILDYLEGNLDEAQQKEFEALVQTGEIREEELQALQATFTSMSVLPDPQPGAGLQAKFNRMLAAKIEQAELAKPQYTWADLWQSMQTLLSPVRLAYTLVVFAFGFFAAWLAFSPSQQQQPNTDTQMLAMELSQVRQMLFATLIEQPAAVDRLRAVNISSEIVDADEKVIGALFNSLNHDPNVNVRLAAVEALKKHTANPQVREQLILSINKQESPMVQIALADLMQDLQERNAVPQLKQLLQDENTNEQVKDKIKESINVLI
- a CDS encoding DUF4097 family beta strand repeat-containing protein, whose protein sequence is MKSLIVLLLFLLNGVSLVAQNHTEKIVRELSFARKSAANVLKVENIDGFVHVEPYNGDKVLFEVERIIRPKAANGLEKAKELSVEFEVSGDSIISYLKAPYIQSHRTNAKGNRGINIDRKLEYGFTHNYTIKVPQHTNLSIITINNGDIKIRNISTDYIEASNINGAILLENIAAEVDAKTINGNVVVSYRENPKKQARLETLNGNIELLYQKALSATIDFSSFNGDFYTDLEDLQKLSPKVEKVSSSDGSRTTYKLGQAASFKTGAGAARLELKTFNGKVIVKARG
- a CDS encoding DUF4097 family beta strand repeat-containing protein; the encoded protein is MSTYGFAQSSTTEEIVVPLTKPNEAGTLEVGLISGAIRVTGTKAKEVVIKASLGERDARRQGRERASEEVGGLRRIANTSLGITVEEHNNNVEVLSEAMNRIVNLEIQVPQNFNLKLSTVNNGEILVRNVNGNFELDNVNGPITLENVSGNALANTTNGKVKANFLKWDNKSPMAFSTLNGDVDITLPAGSKFTAKLNSDRGEIYTDFDLTKDTKPTQVKSGARTEGGVYRVSTANFVTGKVNGGGAEIMVKSMNGNIFIRKSGK
- a CDS encoding DUF1543 domain-containing protein, which produces MQTPKLFMLMLGCRPAGRNTEQHDMFFSVAETVKDLVPEIKAFWPEAKGKIHIDAWREVTQVNGYCINVVPKEQATEATDKLFFLNLGGYKPGEFDEFHYKMLAVAGDTAGAVQQAKQTAFYKHTGFQGATSHIDDKYGVDVDEFFEVQDILPEAVKQKYSLLVTKTNNAAEDELHLGYFQLHKL